One Oncorhynchus gorbuscha isolate QuinsamMale2020 ecotype Even-year unplaced genomic scaffold, OgorEven_v1.0 Un_scaffold_2989, whole genome shotgun sequence DNA segment encodes these proteins:
- the LOC124027202 gene encoding N-acylneuraminate cytidylyltransferase-like translates to MMDDKDLDWKEVAYMGNDAPDVDCLNLAGLSAVPRDAPVVAINAAKYSCHSAAGLGAVREFSEHILLLKKKAKSQMEQDRIHRNTF, encoded by the exons ATGATGGATGACAAGGATCTGGACTGGAAGGAGGTTGCCTATATGG GTAATGATGCACCAGATGTTGACTGTCTGAACCTTGCTGGGCTGAGTGCAGTACCCCGGGACGCCCCAGTGGTGGCGATCAACGCTGCTAAATACTCCTGCCACAGTGCTGCAGGCCTGGGGGCTGTGAGGGAGTTTTCTGAACACATCCTGCTGCTCAAGAAGAAGGCCAAGTCTCAGATGGAACAGGACCGCATCCACAGAAATACATTCTAA